From Corticium candelabrum chromosome 13, ooCorCand1.1, whole genome shotgun sequence, a single genomic window includes:
- the LOC134188685 gene encoding creatine kinase B-type-like, whose translation MATARQKYSAKDEYPNLTQHSNYMAKVLTSSVYENLKKIKTPGGFTIDEVIQTGVDNPGHPFIVAVGAVAGDEESYDVFAELFDPIIEARHAGFKKTDKHRTDLNPENVVGGNLDSNYVLSSRVRTGRCIRGLSLPPKCTRAERREVERILVDALAQLDGAYRGKYYSLETMSTEDQEQLINDHFLFDKPVSPLLTSAGMARDWPDARGIWHNEDKNFLVWVNEEDHSRIISMQTGGNIREVFSRFCHGLNMVENLIKQCGYEFMWNEHLGYVLTCPSNLGTGLRAGVHVKIPLLSQHEQFQTILDNLRLQKRGTGGVDTASEGGVYDVSNADRLGWSEVELVQAVIDGVTLLVDMEKKLEVGGSIDELIPRPRDRSQKY comes from the exons ATGGCTACTGCTAGACAGAAGTATAGTGCCAAAGACGAATATCCTAACCTGACGCAACACAGCAACTACATGGCGAAAGTTCTCACTTCTTCTGTATACGAAAATCTCAAGAAAATTAAAACTCCTGGAGGCTTTACGATTGACGAAGTTATTCAAACTGGCGTCGATAACCCGGGTCATCCGTTCATAGTGGCAGTCGGAGCCGTTGCGGGTGATGAAGAGTCCTATGATGTTTTTGCCGAGCTTTTTGATCCTATTATTGAGGCTCGTCATGCCGGATTCAAGAAAACCGACAAGCATAGAACGGATTTGAACCCCGAGAACGTCGTTGGTGGAAATCTCGATTCGAATTATGTACTCAGTTCTCGAGTGCGAACTGGTCGCTGCATTCGCGGCTTGTCTCTTCCGCCTAAATGCACAAGAGCTGAACGACGAGAGGTCGAGAGAATTCTAGTAGACGCATTAGCTCAGTTGGATGGCGCGTATAGGGGCAAATACTACTCTCTAGAAACAATGTCGACCGAAGATCAGGAGCAGCTCATTAATGACCATTTTTTGTTTGATAAACCCGTTTCGCCACTTCTAACATCTGCAGGAATGGCTCGAGACTGGCCTGATGCTCGAG GTATTTGGCATAACGAAGACAAGAACTTCCTCGTGTGGGTAAACGAAGAAGATCACTCACGTATCATATCTATGCAAACTGGAGGTAACATTAGGGAAGTCTTCTCCCGCTTTTGCCACGGTCTCAATATG GTTGAGAATCTGATCAAACAATGTGGGTACGAATTCATGTGGAACGAGCACTTAGGATACGTGCTAACGTGTCCCTCCAACCTGGGTACTGGTCTTCGAGCTGGCGTCCATGTCAAGATACCATTGCTTTCTCAACATGAGCAGTTTCAAACCATTCTGGATAATCTCCGATTGCAGAAGCGTGGAACTGGTGGAGTTGACACTGCTTCCGAAGGCGGAGTTTACGATGTCTCCAACGCTGATAGGCTAGGATGGTCAGAAGTGGAGCTTGTGCAGGCAGTTATTGATGGAGTGACGCTGCTTGTTGATATGGAAAAGAAACTCGAAGTAGGTGGAAGTATCGACGAGTTAATTCCAAGACCACGAGATCGAAGTCaaaagtattaa